The following are from one region of the Actinomyces sp. oral taxon 897 genome:
- a CDS encoding TetR/AcrR family transcriptional regulator — MKSLATGPQVSARRAAVYRLVGTTPSEKRAHTQELLLAAGRELVVDKGIGAVSVGDVCTRAGFTRGAFYSNFTDMDHFIHRLAENEWEAMTAFVDAAVSAGPQGGSGVDRTPRADADLQAGADPRAGADLPQALVDLAGRLMEVVPVSREFYFLQSEFMAYLVRDPERRSALGDGYEVFKRRLGTVLETELAVVGRECVLSVTDTTELFLADVERSMRLGLIHDDSTLAAYVDRTLAVILLRLSQPLRQ, encoded by the coding sequence ATGAAGTCTCTCGCCACAGGGCCGCAGGTCTCAGCGCGTCGTGCCGCCGTCTACCGGCTGGTGGGGACCACTCCCAGCGAGAAGCGTGCCCACACCCAGGAGCTGCTCCTGGCTGCCGGGCGTGAGCTGGTGGTGGACAAGGGTATCGGCGCCGTCTCCGTGGGGGACGTCTGTACCCGGGCCGGGTTCACCCGCGGCGCCTTCTACTCCAACTTCACCGACATGGACCACTTCATTCACCGCCTGGCGGAGAACGAGTGGGAGGCCATGACGGCCTTCGTCGACGCCGCGGTGAGTGCGGGCCCCCAGGGGGGCTCCGGCGTCGACCGGACGCCCCGGGCCGACGCCGACCTTCAGGCTGGCGCCGACCCCCGGGCTGGCGCTGACCTCCCCCAGGCCCTGGTTGACCTTGCCGGGCGGCTCATGGAGGTCGTCCCGGTGTCCCGCGAGTTCTACTTCCTCCAGAGCGAGTTCATGGCCTACCTGGTGCGCGACCCCGAGCGCCGCTCGGCCCTGGGCGACGGCTACGAGGTCTTTAAACGGCGTCTCGGCACGGTCCTGGAGACGGAGCTCGCCGTCGTGGGGCGCGAGTGCGTCCTGTCGGTCACGGACACCACCGAGCTGTTCCTGGCTGACGTGGAGCGCTCCATGCGCCTGGGGCTCATCCACGACGACTCCACCCTGGCGGCCTATGTCGACCGCACCCTGGCGGTCATCCTCCTGCGCCTGAGCCAGCCGCTGAGGCAGTGA
- a CDS encoding alpha-1,6-glucosidase domain-containing protein: protein MLSHGTYPVLHAWSDGDQGGAEGGAGQGGARGGDQSAQGGASQSGTQGGTEGGAGQGDGPVVQRIPLVPAGELTPDVVVGYPQLRGYCALTADISRHQAARMLRGRLIVELGQADPEAAGGTGRLRRQDVVPQAGRAGSSASRPGSATSQTASPSTGQPGPATGLTAERSAATSQAAPAAPASPSPAASPAAAPVPDPAPWRTASRVTGVQIWPLLDHLYPAAARRDGLAPLGPTWAGAPDPAASPALALWAPTAQEVTLLSWETGDPTGSVPLVEGEPRRTRAESRPDGRWEVGCGAVGAGAQYLWEVRVYVPATGRVETNVVTDPYAPALTVDSRRAVAVDLRLDALAPRQWATTPSPRVTSDAARAIYELHVRDFSAADPTVPEGLRGTYAAFTVDSQGTRHLRDLAEAGMDTLHLMPTFDIATIPEERSRQKVPAVPASWGPVSVVPQQAVAAVADEDAYNWGYDPYHWLAPEGSYATEGHQDGGARVAEHRAMVGALHAMGLQVVLDQVFSHTAACGQEGRSVLDRVVPGYYHRLDECGRVQGSSCSNNVATERAMARRLMIDACVTWRVAYGVDGFRFDLMGHHSRATMEAVRDALARADAVAVAQAQAGDGGADAARTRGQGARGQGARPRPAPPGTDAVAATLGPASRPRQRAFLYGEGWNFGEVKDNALFIQATQGQLAGTGIGTFNDRVRDALRGGGVADLDPRAHQGLGTGEYLEPNRYEALDVVRQQEDLAWRTDIVRLALGGNLRDLVLPEEDGVWRRGDEIVYGQVPAAYGVEPVESVNYVESHDNETLYDVLAAKLPEGVSLADRARMSTLCLAAVTLGQSPVLWLAGTELLRSKSLDRNSYDSGDHFNAIDWSGRDNGWGRGLPPATCNRDLWMVQSGLLVREDLRPGPEHIALARKMALDLLRIRRSTPLLTLGSADLIKERVSFPARMGGQPGCPPGVIVMLVDDGAGSGDIDPRFDGVLVVFNPTPRMVEVGAEALVGRSFRLHPVQAAGADPLVRATAFDMGTGSVRVPGRTAAVLVES from the coding sequence ATGCTCTCCCACGGCACGTACCCGGTCCTGCACGCATGGTCCGACGGCGACCAGGGCGGTGCCGAGGGTGGTGCCGGTCAGGGGGGCGCTCGGGGCGGCGACCAGAGCGCCCAGGGGGGCGCCAGCCAGAGCGGTACCCAGGGCGGCACCGAGGGTGGTGCCGGTCAGGGTGACGGCCCCGTCGTGCAGCGGATTCCGCTGGTCCCTGCTGGCGAGCTCACCCCGGACGTGGTCGTCGGCTACCCGCAGCTGCGCGGCTACTGTGCGCTGACGGCGGACATCTCCCGGCACCAGGCGGCCCGGATGCTCCGGGGCAGGCTCATTGTCGAGCTCGGTCAGGCCGACCCCGAGGCTGCCGGGGGCACTGGTCGCCTGCGCCGTCAGGACGTCGTGCCCCAGGCCGGGCGGGCCGGTTCTAGCGCCAGCCGACCCGGCTCGGCCACAAGCCAGACCGCCAGCCCGTCCACCGGCCAGCCCGGCCCGGCCACTGGCCTAACCGCCGAGCGAAGCGCAGCTACCTCGCAGGCGGCCCCGGCAGCTCCGGCGTCCCCGTCCCCGGCCGCGTCCCCAGCCGCGGCCCCGGTACCGGACCCTGCCCCCTGGCGTACGGCGTCGAGGGTGACCGGGGTCCAGATCTGGCCCCTGCTGGACCACCTCTACCCGGCCGCCGCTCGGCGTGACGGCCTGGCCCCCCTGGGTCCGACCTGGGCCGGTGCCCCGGACCCGGCGGCCAGCCCCGCCCTGGCCCTGTGGGCCCCTACCGCCCAGGAGGTCACCCTGCTGTCGTGGGAGACCGGCGACCCCACCGGCTCGGTCCCCCTGGTGGAGGGCGAGCCCCGGCGGACCCGCGCCGAGTCCCGCCCGGACGGGCGCTGGGAGGTGGGGTGCGGCGCCGTCGGGGCAGGGGCGCAGTACCTGTGGGAGGTACGGGTCTACGTACCCGCCACCGGGCGGGTGGAGACCAACGTGGTCACCGACCCCTACGCGCCCGCCCTGACCGTTGACTCCCGGCGCGCCGTCGCCGTCGACCTGCGCCTGGACGCCCTGGCCCCCCGCCAGTGGGCCACCACCCCGAGCCCCCGCGTGACCAGTGACGCCGCCCGGGCCATCTACGAGCTCCACGTGCGCGACTTCTCAGCGGCGGACCCCACGGTGCCTGAGGGGCTGCGCGGCACCTACGCCGCCTTCACCGTGGACAGCCAGGGCACCCGCCACCTGCGGGACCTGGCCGAGGCGGGCATGGACACCCTCCACCTCATGCCCACCTTCGACATCGCCACCATCCCCGAGGAGCGCTCGCGCCAGAAGGTCCCGGCGGTCCCCGCCTCCTGGGGCCCCGTGTCGGTGGTGCCCCAGCAGGCGGTGGCCGCCGTGGCCGACGAGGACGCCTACAACTGGGGCTACGACCCCTACCACTGGCTCGCCCCCGAGGGCTCCTACGCCACCGAGGGGCACCAGGACGGCGGGGCGCGGGTGGCCGAGCACCGTGCCATGGTCGGGGCCCTGCACGCCATGGGCCTGCAGGTGGTGCTGGACCAGGTCTTCAGCCACACCGCCGCCTGCGGGCAGGAGGGTCGCAGCGTCCTGGACCGGGTGGTGCCGGGCTACTACCACCGCCTTGACGAGTGCGGCCGCGTCCAGGGCTCCTCCTGCTCCAACAACGTCGCCACCGAGCGGGCCATGGCCCGACGGCTCATGATCGACGCCTGCGTCACCTGGCGCGTGGCCTACGGGGTGGACGGGTTCCGCTTCGACCTCATGGGCCACCACTCGCGCGCCACCATGGAGGCGGTGCGCGACGCCCTGGCCCGGGCCGACGCCGTCGCCGTCGCCCAGGCGCAGGCCGGTGACGGCGGGGCCGACGCCGCACGCACCCGCGGTCAGGGCGCACGCGGCCAGGGCGCACGCCCCCGCCCCGCCCCGCCCGGGACCGACGCCGTCGCCGCGACCCTGGGGCCCGCGTCCCGTCCCCGGCAGCGCGCCTTCCTGTACGGGGAGGGCTGGAACTTCGGGGAGGTCAAGGACAACGCGCTGTTCATCCAGGCCACCCAGGGCCAGCTCGCCGGGACCGGGATCGGCACCTTCAACGACAGGGTGCGTGACGCCCTGCGCGGCGGGGGCGTGGCCGACCTGGATCCCCGGGCGCACCAGGGGCTGGGCACCGGGGAGTACCTGGAGCCCAACCGGTACGAGGCCCTGGACGTGGTCCGCCAGCAGGAGGACCTGGCCTGGCGTACGGACATTGTGCGCCTGGCCCTGGGCGGCAACCTGCGCGACCTCGTCCTGCCCGAGGAGGACGGGGTGTGGCGGCGCGGTGACGAGATCGTCTACGGCCAGGTCCCGGCCGCCTACGGCGTCGAGCCCGTGGAGAGCGTCAACTACGTGGAGTCCCACGACAACGAGACCCTCTACGACGTCCTGGCGGCCAAGCTGCCCGAGGGGGTCAGCCTGGCCGACCGGGCGCGCATGAGCACCCTGTGCCTGGCCGCCGTGACCCTGGGGCAGTCGCCCGTGCTGTGGCTGGCGGGGACCGAGCTCCTGCGCTCCAAGTCCCTGGACCGCAACTCCTACGACTCCGGTGACCACTTCAACGCCATTGACTGGTCGGGCCGGGACAACGGCTGGGGCCGGGGTCTGCCGCCCGCGACCTGCAACCGGGACCTGTGGATGGTGCAGTCCGGCCTGCTCGTGCGCGAGGACCTACGGCCCGGGCCCGAGCACATTGCCCTGGCCCGGAAGATGGCCCTGGACCTGCTGCGGATCCGCCGCTCGACGCCGCTGCTCACCCTGGGGTCGGCCGACCTCATTAAGGAGCGGGTCTCCTTCCCCGCCCGCATGGGAGGGCAGCCAGGCTGCCCGCCCGGGGTCATTGTCATGCTCGTGGACGACGGGGCGGGCTCGGGGGACATCGACCCGCGGTTCGACGGGGTCCTGGTGGTCTTCAACCCGACGCCGCGCATGGTGGAGGTCGGTGCGGAGGCCCTGGTGGGGCGCAGCTTCCGCCTGCACCCGGTCCAGGCGGCCGGGGCCGACCCCCTGGTGCGGGCCACCGCCTTCGACATGGGGACGGGCTCGGTGAGGGTGCCCGGCCGGACCGCAGCCGTCCTGGTCGAGTCCTGA
- a CDS encoding very short patch repair endonuclease: MGTSSAGQAPEPERVAPSDAAVSQRYARLPRQDTGPEVALRRRLFAAGLRYWVQYKVPGLPRRRVDIAFTRWRVAVEVDGCFWHGCPQHGSLPNRNGEWWRWKIERNRARDADTDARLAELGWSVVRVWEHEDPADAAARVLAELSRRREATS; the protein is encoded by the coding sequence ATGGGTACCAGCAGCGCGGGGCAGGCCCCCGAGCCCGAGCGGGTGGCGCCGTCGGACGCGGCGGTGAGTCAGCGCTACGCGCGCCTCCCCCGCCAGGACACGGGCCCGGAGGTGGCCCTGCGGCGCCGCCTGTTCGCGGCGGGGCTGCGCTACTGGGTGCAGTACAAGGTCCCCGGGCTGCCGCGGCGTCGGGTTGACATCGCCTTCACGCGCTGGAGGGTCGCGGTGGAGGTCGACGGCTGCTTCTGGCACGGCTGCCCGCAGCACGGTAGCCTCCCCAACCGCAACGGCGAGTGGTGGCGCTGGAAGATCGAGCGCAACCGGGCCCGCGACGCCGACACCGACGCGCGCCTGGCCGAGCTGGGCTGGAGCGTCGTGCGTGTCTGGGAGCACGAGGATCCCGCCGACGCCGCCGCCCGGGTCCTGGCTGAGCTCAGCCGACGCCGTGAGGCCACTTCCTGA
- a CDS encoding glutamine amidotransferase: MRPFLLLATRADDGPADAEYESFLTCTGLAERELVRHRLEAEPLPEIRLEDWSGIMVGGSPFNMITPEHAKSAVQHRVEAEVRALLDRLVEADFPFMGACYGVGALGRHQGAVIDARYAEPVSAPEITLTDAGRSDPVCAGMANPFRAFVAHKEAMSVVPDGVVVLATSSSCPVQMLRVRTNLYATQFHPELDGASLGHRLSFYTGHGYFADDELARLQAWALTQDVSSSWAVLRNFVAVHAR; encoded by the coding sequence GTGAGACCCTTCCTGCTCCTGGCCACCCGTGCTGACGACGGACCCGCCGACGCCGAGTACGAGTCCTTCCTCACCTGTACCGGCCTGGCCGAGCGCGAGCTCGTCCGCCACCGTCTCGAGGCGGAGCCCCTGCCCGAGATCCGCCTCGAGGACTGGTCCGGGATTATGGTGGGCGGCTCCCCGTTCAACATGATCACGCCCGAGCACGCCAAGTCGGCGGTCCAGCACCGCGTCGAGGCTGAGGTCCGCGCCCTGCTCGACCGCCTGGTGGAGGCCGACTTCCCCTTCATGGGCGCCTGCTACGGGGTGGGCGCGCTCGGCCGCCACCAGGGCGCGGTCATTGACGCACGCTACGCCGAGCCGGTCAGCGCCCCGGAGATCACCCTGACCGACGCGGGCCGGTCCGACCCCGTGTGCGCCGGGATGGCCAACCCCTTCCGCGCCTTCGTGGCGCACAAGGAGGCGATGAGCGTCGTCCCGGACGGCGTCGTCGTCCTCGCCACGAGCAGCAGCTGCCCGGTGCAGATGCTGCGCGTGCGCACCAACCTGTACGCCACCCAGTTCCATCCCGAGCTCGACGGCGCCTCCCTGGGGCACCGCCTGAGCTTCTACACCGGGCACGGCTACTTTGCCGACGACGAGCTGGCGCGCCTCCAGGCCTGGGCGCTGACCCAGGACGTGAGCTCCTCCTGGGCGGTCCTGCGCAACTTCGTGGCCGTCCACGCCCGCTAG
- a CDS encoding transposase, whose protein sequence is MAVVLDNARFHHARALTDLYAPGQALERITPIYLPPYAPDHNPTEHVRDAAKNNIANLQRDTPEKTFTAFTTYITNRTFDYDLEHLPTTPPHTDLV, encoded by the coding sequence ATCGCCGTCGTCCTGGACAACGCCAGGTTCCACCACGCCAGGGCCCTGACCGACCTCTACGCCCCCGGCCAGGCCCTGGAACGCATAACACCCATCTACCTTCCCCCCTACGCCCCCGACCACAACCCCACGGAACACGTACGGGACGCCGCCAAGAACAACATCGCCAACCTCCAACGCGACACCCCGGAGAAAACCTTCACGGCCTTCACCACCTACATCACCAACCGCACCTTCGACTACGACCTCGAGCACCTCCCAACCACACCACCACACACCGATCTTGTTTAA
- a CDS encoding helix-turn-helix domain-containing protein, producing the protein MRVDVTGGERDVLIRWKKRSDTYKLVRTGAEAIVYAARGVGLDIIAEMVERTEKTVREWLSEWRRYRLGSVVTGHAGNENAAKLKRAQKEELEEILSKPPSESGVKAAFWDVPALRDVVQTGFGVEYRSDSS; encoded by the coding sequence GTGCGGGTCGACGTGACGGGCGGGGAGCGGGACGTCCTCATCAGGTGGAAGAAGCGTTCGGACACCTACAAGCTTGTGCGGACGGGGGCGGAGGCGATTGTGTACGCCGCCCGTGGCGTCGGCCTGGACATTATCGCGGAGATGGTTGAGCGGACCGAGAAGACGGTACGCGAGTGGCTCTCGGAATGGCGGAGGTACAGGCTGGGATCCGTGGTGACCGGTCACGCCGGAAACGAGAACGCCGCAAAACTCAAGAGGGCGCAGAAGGAGGAGCTGGAGGAGATTCTCAGTAAGCCGCCCTCGGAGTCGGGAGTCAAGGCCGCCTTCTGGGACGTCCCGGCCCTCAGGGACGTCGTGCAGACAGGATTCGGAGTCGAGTACAGGTCGGACTCCTCCTGA
- a CDS encoding DUF1156 domain-containing protein, which yields MLADALAAGLPEGERLEEGGSGAAAYADAVATYLGFVVSRLSDYSSSLNTWASNPQMEILRNVFARQALPMAWDFAEGNPFAASSGSLAIMVRAVSQSIEKVPAKGSYVVEQADAASRGYSNAVISTDPPYYDNIGYSDLSDFFYVWLRRSLRNIHPHLLSTVLVPKEEELVANPYRHGGKEGAREFFEHGFEDVFARARQGANPDYPVTVYYAFKQSETSKAGRTSTGWATILSAIIRSGWTITATWPMRSERGGRMTSVGTNALASSIVLVLRPRPEDAPATDRRALVRELRSTLPEAVETLRSGGVAPVDLAQAAIGPGMRVFSGYTRVISPDGTDMSVDDALAQINAVLDEVLTDQDDDLDPDTRWCLAWYEDHGFDAGPYGEAETLASARNASIDGLRRAGVLTAGGGRVHLIDPQSLPADYDPRTDDRVSCWEVVLHLARALEATGLDGAGRLLAAARERGLDGEVLRSLAYRLYSLAEQGGRTESGVLFNALGSSWPEIKAAARPTTTAPGGQTAIDLGALEEY from the coding sequence GTGCTCGCCGACGCGCTCGCCGCCGGGCTCCCCGAGGGGGAGCGCCTGGAGGAGGGCGGGTCGGGCGCCGCCGCCTACGCGGACGCTGTGGCGACGTACCTGGGTTTCGTTGTCTCCCGTCTTTCTGACTATTCTTCCTCTCTCAATACCTGGGCGAGCAACCCGCAGATGGAGATCCTGCGGAACGTCTTCGCGCGCCAGGCGCTGCCCATGGCGTGGGATTTTGCGGAAGGGAACCCCTTCGCCGCGTCGTCGGGGAGCTTGGCCATTATGGTCCGCGCAGTGTCGCAGTCCATCGAGAAAGTTCCTGCGAAGGGTAGCTATGTGGTCGAGCAGGCCGACGCCGCCTCCCGCGGCTACTCGAACGCCGTCATATCGACCGACCCTCCCTACTACGACAATATTGGCTACTCGGACCTGTCCGACTTCTTCTACGTGTGGCTCCGCCGCTCCCTGCGCAATATCCACCCGCACCTGCTCTCCACGGTGCTCGTACCCAAGGAGGAGGAGCTCGTCGCCAACCCCTACCGCCACGGCGGCAAGGAGGGCGCCCGCGAGTTCTTCGAGCACGGCTTCGAGGACGTCTTCGCCCGTGCGCGCCAGGGCGCGAACCCGGACTACCCCGTCACCGTCTACTACGCCTTCAAGCAGTCCGAGACCTCGAAGGCGGGCCGCACCTCCACCGGCTGGGCCACCATCCTCAGCGCCATTATCCGCTCCGGGTGGACCATTACCGCCACCTGGCCCATGCGCTCCGAGCGCGGCGGGCGCATGACGAGCGTGGGCACCAACGCCCTGGCCTCCTCCATAGTCCTCGTCCTGCGACCCCGCCCCGAGGACGCCCCGGCCACCGACCGGCGCGCCCTGGTGCGCGAGCTGCGCTCCACCCTCCCCGAGGCCGTGGAGACACTGCGCTCCGGGGGCGTCGCCCCCGTGGACCTCGCCCAGGCGGCCATCGGCCCCGGCATGAGGGTTTTCTCCGGGTACACGCGCGTCATTAGCCCGGACGGGACCGACATGAGCGTCGACGACGCCCTCGCCCAGATCAACGCCGTCCTCGACGAGGTCCTCACCGACCAGGACGACGACCTCGACCCCGACACCCGCTGGTGCCTCGCCTGGTACGAGGACCACGGCTTCGACGCGGGCCCCTACGGAGAGGCCGAGACCCTCGCCTCGGCGCGCAACGCCTCCATCGACGGCCTGCGCCGCGCCGGCGTCCTCACCGCGGGCGGCGGCCGCGTCCACCTCATCGACCCCCAGTCCCTCCCCGCGGACTACGACCCCCGGACCGACGACCGCGTCTCCTGCTGGGAGGTCGTCCTCCACCTCGCCCGGGCCCTGGAGGCCACCGGCCTCGACGGGGCCGGGCGGCTGCTCGCGGCGGCCCGCGAGCGCGGCCTGGACGGCGAGGTGCTGCGCTCACTGGCCTACCGCCTCTACTCCCTGGCGGAGCAGGGAGGTAGGACGGAGTCCGGCGTCCTGTTCAACGCGCTCGGCAGCTCCTGGCCGGAGATCAAGGCGGCCGCCCGCCCCACCACGACAGCCCCCGGCGGCCAGACCGCCATCGACCTCGGCGCCCTCGAGGAGTACTGA
- a CDS encoding DUF499 domain-containing protein, which yields MPAPSNHARVGEAIVILAKVLGPWITQVLQGRIPANTTWPELLEAKDGYPSGRRYSAGDLQCQLRIITERVGGLGFLFSGILSRGEQNLAGELREVRNTWAHSTQFSADDAYRALDTAERLLKAVSAPQAAARVRQLRLDVQRSTYEAAARRDTRAAAVAMPGLGEDGLAPWREVVRPHSDIVSGDFGQAEFAADLHQVAQGEGAEEYVSPTRFYERTYLTEGLKTLLRMSARRLGGDRNAQAVINLQTTFGGGKTHSMLAAWHLAGGTPLRELPQEVQDLLKDYPLPDHVNRVAVVGSEISPGQPSTKPDGTVVSTLWGELAWQLGGAEAYETLAQADRTGTNPGRALRTLLARYAPVLVLIDEWVAYARGLYRRDDLVGGSFDTQFTFAQELTAAVQGTPGALLLVSIPASDVRDGTMTRASELEIGGEGGREALQRLQHVVARVAHNWSPATSGESFEIVRRRLFADLDAEATRRRDATVKHFMTYYRHQRGELPRETFEIDYERRLRAAYPIHPELFDRLYGDWSSLERFQRTRGVLRLMSAVVHSLVRAGDDSPLIMPGSVPLDDAAVRDEIASYLDDAWRTIIEKDVDGERATPLQIDRDRPLFGKRALTRRIARALFLGSAATLDSAHKGIEREQLFLGVAMPGDTLGNFGSSLQLLTDRATYVYTEGSRSWYDRQPSINRMVIDRADALEAEDVAQAGVEVLRGLAGTAPEFSAVDVAPTSTGDVPDSPSTRLVLLHPRHTVGGRATALTGPGTEFASELLGRRASAPRVNTNALVLLAPDKERWNDADHALRLYLAWSEMAGPDSVRAHDLTQSQAAQARGKADEARAAAERAVSAAWLWALYPVQPDGSRPFTIEGTRVDGSEPRAAVRAGTRLGKEDVVLTSATATTVALQLNGPNLRARWNEGRITAAELWSIFTRYPYMPRLRDERVFLAAVSSVMDDIGWETTGLGFALAGGYDPERGDFTDLRIPLEDETPQVTGQTVLVSPALARAQRRREEAERARPQEQTGRDPAASADAEGPRTPRPGPGGRSARPGPGRASADGTRFRGAAELDPTGDVAAQLTALAEEILVHLQRGADSLEIAVSIDATRRGGFDRDTVRTVTENARVLGLKPGRFTEG from the coding sequence ATGCCCGCGCCCTCCAACCACGCCCGCGTCGGCGAGGCCATTGTGATCCTGGCCAAGGTGCTCGGCCCCTGGATCACCCAGGTCCTCCAGGGCCGGATCCCGGCGAACACGACGTGGCCGGAGCTCCTGGAGGCCAAGGACGGCTACCCCTCCGGCAGGCGGTACAGCGCGGGTGACCTGCAGTGCCAGCTGCGGATCATTACCGAGCGCGTCGGCGGCCTCGGCTTCCTCTTCAGCGGGATCCTCTCCCGCGGCGAGCAGAACCTGGCCGGGGAGCTGCGCGAGGTCCGCAACACCTGGGCGCACTCCACCCAGTTCAGCGCCGACGACGCCTACCGCGCCCTGGACACCGCCGAACGACTCCTCAAGGCCGTCAGCGCCCCACAGGCCGCCGCCCGCGTCCGCCAGCTGCGCCTCGACGTCCAGCGCAGCACCTACGAGGCGGCCGCGCGCCGTGACACGCGCGCCGCCGCCGTCGCCATGCCCGGCCTCGGGGAGGACGGGCTCGCCCCCTGGCGCGAGGTGGTCCGCCCCCACAGCGACATCGTGTCCGGGGACTTCGGGCAGGCCGAGTTCGCCGCCGACCTCCACCAGGTCGCCCAGGGCGAGGGCGCTGAGGAGTACGTGTCCCCGACCCGCTTCTACGAGCGCACCTACCTCACCGAGGGCCTCAAGACCCTCCTGCGGATGAGCGCCAGGCGCCTGGGCGGGGACCGCAACGCCCAGGCGGTCATTAACCTGCAGACGACCTTCGGGGGCGGCAAGACCCACTCCATGCTCGCCGCCTGGCACCTGGCGGGCGGCACACCGCTGAGGGAGCTCCCACAGGAGGTGCAGGACCTCCTTAAGGACTACCCGCTGCCCGACCACGTCAACCGGGTCGCCGTGGTCGGCAGCGAGATCTCCCCCGGCCAGCCCTCCACCAAGCCCGACGGGACGGTCGTCAGCACCCTGTGGGGCGAGCTCGCCTGGCAGCTCGGCGGCGCCGAGGCGTACGAGACCCTCGCCCAGGCCGACCGCACCGGCACCAACCCGGGTCGCGCCCTGCGGACCCTCCTGGCCCGTTACGCCCCCGTCCTCGTCCTCATTGACGAGTGGGTCGCCTACGCGCGGGGCCTGTACCGGCGTGACGACCTCGTCGGGGGGAGCTTCGACACCCAGTTCACCTTCGCCCAGGAGCTCACCGCCGCCGTCCAGGGGACGCCCGGGGCCCTCCTGCTGGTGTCCATCCCCGCCTCCGACGTCCGCGATGGCACTATGACCCGGGCCTCCGAGCTGGAGATCGGCGGGGAGGGCGGGCGCGAGGCGCTCCAGCGCCTCCAGCACGTCGTCGCCCGTGTTGCCCACAACTGGAGCCCGGCCACCTCCGGGGAGAGCTTCGAGATCGTCCGCCGCCGGCTCTTCGCGGACCTCGACGCCGAGGCCACCCGCAGGCGCGACGCCACCGTCAAGCACTTTATGACCTACTACAGGCACCAGCGCGGCGAGCTGCCCCGGGAGACCTTCGAGATCGACTACGAGAGGCGCCTGCGTGCCGCCTACCCGATCCACCCCGAGCTCTTCGACAGGCTCTACGGGGACTGGTCCTCCCTGGAGCGCTTCCAGCGCACCCGCGGCGTCCTGCGCCTCATGAGCGCCGTCGTCCACTCCCTGGTCCGGGCCGGCGACGACTCCCCGCTCATTATGCCCGGCTCCGTGCCCCTCGACGACGCCGCGGTCCGCGACGAGATCGCCAGCTACCTGGACGACGCCTGGCGCACCATTATCGAGAAGGACGTCGACGGGGAGAGGGCCACGCCGCTGCAGATCGACCGCGACCGCCCGCTCTTCGGCAAGCGGGCCCTGACCCGCCGTATCGCCCGGGCGCTGTTCCTCGGCTCGGCGGCCACGCTCGACTCCGCCCACAAGGGGATCGAGCGGGAGCAGCTCTTCCTCGGCGTGGCCATGCCGGGTGACACGCTGGGGAACTTCGGCTCCTCGCTCCAGCTCCTCACCGACCGGGCGACCTACGTCTACACCGAGGGGAGCCGCAGCTGGTACGACCGGCAACCGTCGATCAACCGCATGGTCATTGACCGCGCCGACGCCCTCGAGGCGGAGGACGTCGCCCAGGCCGGGGTCGAGGTGCTCCGGGGCCTGGCCGGGACCGCCCCGGAGTTCAGCGCCGTGGACGTCGCCCCCACCTCCACCGGGGACGTGCCCGACTCGCCCAGCACCAGGCTCGTCCTCCTCCACCCGCGGCACACGGTCGGCGGGAGGGCGACCGCCCTGACCGGCCCCGGCACGGAGTTCGCCAGCGAGCTCCTCGGTCGGCGGGCCTCCGCCCCCAGGGTGAACACGAACGCCCTCGTCCTGCTCGCCCCGGACAAGGAGCGCTGGAACGACGCCGACCACGCCCTGCGCCTCTACCTGGCGTGGTCGGAGATGGCCGGCCCCGACTCCGTGCGCGCGCACGACCTCACCCAGAGCCAGGCGGCGCAGGCCCGCGGCAAGGCGGACGAGGCGCGTGCCGCCGCGGAGCGGGCCGTCTCCGCCGCGTGGCTCTGGGCCCTCTACCCCGTCCAGCCCGACGGCTCCCGCCCCTTCACCATTGAGGGGACGCGCGTGGACGGCTCCGAGCCGCGTGCGGCCGTGCGCGCCGGGACCAGGCTCGGTAAGGAGGACGTCGTCCTCACCTCGGCCACGGCCACGACCGTCGCCCTCCAGCTCAACGGCCCCAACCTGCGGGCGAGGTGGAACGAGGGGAGGATCACCGCCGCCGAGCTGTGGAGCATCTTCACCCGCTACCCCTACATGCCCCGCCTGCGTGACGAGAGGGTCTTCCTCGCCGCGGTGTCGAGCGTCATGGACGACATAGGCTGGGAGACCACCGGGCTCGGGTTCGCCCTGGCCGGCGGGTACGACCCTGAGCGCGGCGACTTCACGGACCTGCGCATCCCCCTGGAGGACGAGACCCCGCAGGTCACCGGGCAGACGGTCCTGGTCTCCCCCGCCCTGGCCCGCGCCCAGCGCAGGCGGGAGGAGGCCGAGCGGGCGCGTCCCCAGGAGCAGACCGGCCGGGACCCGGCGGCGTCCGCTGACGCGGAGGGGCCCCGCACCCCGCGCCCCGGTCCTGGGGGCCGGTCCGCCCGCCCGGGACCGGGGCGGGCCAGCGCGGACGGCACCCGGTTCAGGGGCGCCGCCGAGCTGGACCCGACCGGCGACGTCGCCGCCCAGCTCACCGCCCTGGCCGAGGAGATCCTCGTGCACCTCCAGCGCGGGGCGGACAGCCTCGAGATCGCCGTGAGCATTGACGCGACCCGCCGCGGGGGGTTCGACCGGGACACCGTCCGCACCGTCACCGAGAACGCGCGCGTGCTCGGCCTCAAGCCGGGACGGTTCACGGAGGGCTGA